The following coding sequences are from one Triticum dicoccoides isolate Atlit2015 ecotype Zavitan chromosome 4A, WEW_v2.0, whole genome shotgun sequence window:
- the LOC119284689 gene encoding uncharacterized protein LOC119284689 isoform X2 yields MKMYTESVHYVIKKRRALGVLAVMLAIVRWRRQRRHYSLRMSRRKYGPLVDRDLERQKKLNDLYNSTDKNCISQLRTTGPLRSGFDDVNKQVMLSQSTLDGLSANDRGILSKPIQFYDKLKELFSGSSADGSFMQDPFSAAETDNDDKILHAAVRNSSMLQARLSLIPRNSKAGPTFSTELTLKKEVFQCFLNVQPT; encoded by the exons ATGAAG ATGTATACGGAATCTGTCCATTATGTTATCAAGAAACGACGGGCGTTAGGTGTTCTAGCTGTAATGTTGGCCATTGTCCGGTGGCGTCGTCAACGTAGACATTACAGTCTTAGAATGTCTCGAAGAAAGTATGGGCCATTGGTTGAtagagatctggagaggcaaaaaaagttGAATGACCTGTACAATTCAACCGATAAAAATTGCATCAGTCAACTCCGGACGACGGGGCCGCTGCGCAGTGGGTTTGATGATGTGAACAAACAAGTGATGCTCTCCCAATCTACTCTAGATGGCTTATCG GCTAATGATCGTGGAATTCTCTCTAAACCGATTCAGTTCTACGACAAGTTGAAGGAATTATTTAGTGGCTCGTCGGCAGATGGCTCTTTTATGCAAGACCCTTTCTCTGCAGCTGAAACTGACAATGATGATAAG ATACTCCATGCGGCCGTCAGGAATAGCTCCATGTTGCAGGCGAGGTTGTCCCTGATTCCACGTAATTCCAAGGCTGGACCAACATTCAGTACTGAATTGACACTCAAAAAAGAGGTGTTCCAGTGTTTCCTCAATGTGCAGCCCACATAG
- the LOC119284689 gene encoding uncharacterized protein LOC119284689 isoform X1: MKMYTESVHYVIKKRRALGVLAVMLAIVRWRRQRRHYSLRMSRRKYGPLVDRDLERQKKLNDLYNSTDKNCISQLRTTGPLRSGFDDVNKQVMLSQSTLDGLSANDRGILSKPIQFYDKLKELFSGSSADGSFMQDPFSAAETDNDDKVKDDMMNDMSTFDEAKGPTGHDSDKLDTDSDDCEAVAALAATDSQVSSSNVFLTL; the protein is encoded by the exons ATGAAG ATGTATACGGAATCTGTCCATTATGTTATCAAGAAACGACGGGCGTTAGGTGTTCTAGCTGTAATGTTGGCCATTGTCCGGTGGCGTCGTCAACGTAGACATTACAGTCTTAGAATGTCTCGAAGAAAGTATGGGCCATTGGTTGAtagagatctggagaggcaaaaaaagttGAATGACCTGTACAATTCAACCGATAAAAATTGCATCAGTCAACTCCGGACGACGGGGCCGCTGCGCAGTGGGTTTGATGATGTGAACAAACAAGTGATGCTCTCCCAATCTACTCTAGATGGCTTATCG GCTAATGATCGTGGAATTCTCTCTAAACCGATTCAGTTCTACGACAAGTTGAAGGAATTATTTAGTGGCTCGTCGGCAGATGGCTCTTTTATGCAAGACCCTTTCTCTGCAGCTGAAACTGACAATGATGATAAGGTaaaagatgacatgatgaatgATATGTCCACCTTTGATGAAGCGAAGGGTCCAACAGGTCATGACTCGGATAAATTAGATACAGATAGTGATGATTGTGAAGCGGTGGCTGCTCTTGCTGCAACTGATAGTCAAGTTTCCTCGTCCAATGTTTTTTTGACCCTTtaa